In Nematostella vectensis chromosome 11, jaNemVect1.1, whole genome shotgun sequence, a genomic segment contains:
- the LOC116611776 gene encoding serine/arginine repetitive matrix protein 1-like, producing the protein MARTQGRGPHGGAPRGTPNARGCVTRGRPTASARARYRAEAQLSRRHGLSPPTPPEGISPLSAFSSTSSSSAASPFHTILRDEFGVLLEIPSPPSLSTLSPLALSPPVSTPRQQRHTPPSFTPRSSISRRRSDTPKNRRRISVPRRRAGSALGRLTTNKKTPPRRTNLLEAFRAAAGTPAGSSSSISLSSPGMRSSLGSIAPPSRTSTPRSRSTPRSRQEVASVPHPHPPPPRVVPLPVVVQEEQEQPRPRKSVLPARVADGTEATPPRPNTSPPVVCVVMEQINSVDKPPLANSIQHGDHYGCEAYK; encoded by the coding sequence ATGGCCAGGACACAAGGAAGAGGTCCACATGGTGGTGCCCCACGAGGAACACCCAATGCCCGTGGCTGTGTCACACGTGGACGCCCCACAGCAAGCGCACGTGCACGCTACAGAGCAGAAGCACAATTGAGTCGACGCCATGGTCTCTCACCCCCCACACCACCGGAAGGGATTAGCCCCCTTTCCGCCTTCTCCTCCACTTCCTCATCCTCTGCAGCTTCGCCATTCCACACTATTCTCCGAGACGAGTTTGGGGTCCTCCTCGAGATCCCATCACCCCCATCCCTATCAACCCTGTCACCCTTAGCACTCAGTCCACCCGTGAGTACACCTCGACAACAGCGACATACCCCACCATCGTTTACACCACGATCCTCGATCTCGCGACGACGCAGTGACACACCCAAAAACCGGCGACGAATCTCGGTTCCCCGGCGACGAGCGGGTAGTGCCCTTGGGCGTCTCACCACTAACAAGAAAACACCACCACGACGCACCAATTTGCTGGAGGCCTTCAGAGCTGCAGCTGGTACCCCTGCTGGAAGTAGTAGTAGTAtctcactatcatcaccaggGATGAGATCTTCGTTGGGGAGCATTGCTCCTCCTTCACGCACGTCCACACCTAGAAGTCGTTCAACCCCTAGAAGTCGTCAAGAAGTCGCATCCGTACCCCATCCacacccaccaccacctcGAGTCGTGCCTCTTCCCGTGGTAGTGCAAGAGGAACAAGAACAACCACGACCACGAAAAAGTGTGTTGCCCGCAAGAGTCGCGGACGGAACGGAAGCAACACCACCAAGACCAAATACGTCACCACCCGTCGTGTGTGTGGTCATGGAACAAATCAACAGTGTGGACAAGCCCCCTTTGGCAAATTCAATCCAGCATGGAGATCACTATGGATGTGAAGCCTATAAATAG
- the LOC116611775 gene encoding uncharacterized protein F54H12.2-like, translated as MSHGGNGKFKISKGSVLRLYHVTPTDSVRLNHANEMLRHNLAKYPLTTAVVNTEQIESGKRSILFRNLFNGLVPKGMIFGIVQDAAYNGSYTKNPFNFQMPQLSSIGVKVDGNETPISSLKNVGGEAIDLYHLLFDNVCGPYRGRGLNISREEFKNGYALFPFDFTAAANASSGYFQPQYKGVVTLELTFSEATDKV; from the coding sequence ATGTCCCATGGTGGAAATGGGAAATTTAAAATTTCCAAGGGATCAGTTCTTCGCCTGTACCACGTGACCCCCACCGACTCTGTCAGGTTAAATCACGCCAATGAAATGCTCAGACACAACTTGGCCAAGTACCCCTTAACCACGGCTGTAGTCAACACCGAGCAGATCGAAAGCGGAAAACGCTCCATACTGTTCAGGAACCTATTCAATGGACTCGTTCCTAAAGGGATGATTTTTGGAATCGTCCAGGATGCCGCCTACAATGGATCATACACAAAGAACCCCTTCAATTTCCAGATGCCCCAGCTGAGCTCTATCGGGGTCAAAGTGGATGGAAACGAAACGCCCATCTCAAGTCTCAAAAATGTAGGTGGTGAAGCCATAGATTTGTACCACCTGCTGTTCGACAACGTGTGTGGTCCGTATCGCGGAAGAGGACTGAACATCTCACGTGAAGAATTCAAGAATGGGTACGCCTTATTCCCCTTTGACTTCACAGCTGCTGCGAATGCCTCATCCGGGTACTTCCAGCCACAGTATAAAGGAGTGGTAACGCTCGAATTAACCTTCAGTGAGGCCACCGACAAGGTGTAA